One genomic region from Terriglobus aquaticus encodes:
- a CDS encoding Crp/Fnr family transcriptional regulator: protein MADRFRNRFVEAVHNATGIDLAKHCEHVSLPNRTVLYRADSRPDCVRFLTSGVASVVNTMASGVSIEVGMFGCEGFAEATHLLGPLRGQKSSVVQVTGSAYRMDFSRFEREFCRNSAIRDLVLKVAQMESLAAAQIAACNGLHGVNARLARWLLMVNDRTEEAELPLTHEYLSELLGIRRPSISVSAGYLQRMGMIEYHRGMIRVERRDLLESAACECYWVLRSMRDNLFR from the coding sequence TTGGCAGATCGATTCCGCAATCGCTTCGTTGAGGCGGTTCACAACGCAACAGGCATTGATCTTGCAAAACATTGCGAGCACGTGTCGCTTCCGAACCGGACGGTGCTGTACCGGGCTGATTCCCGGCCGGACTGTGTTCGATTTCTTACGTCGGGCGTTGCGTCCGTCGTGAACACCATGGCTTCCGGCGTTTCCATCGAAGTCGGCATGTTTGGCTGCGAAGGCTTCGCCGAAGCGACTCACTTGCTTGGCCCGCTGCGCGGGCAGAAGAGTTCTGTCGTGCAGGTGACCGGAAGCGCGTACCGCATGGACTTTTCGCGGTTCGAGCGGGAGTTCTGCCGCAACTCTGCCATTCGCGATCTGGTGCTGAAGGTTGCGCAGATGGAAAGCCTGGCTGCGGCGCAGATTGCAGCATGCAACGGTCTGCACGGCGTGAATGCGCGGCTGGCTCGGTGGCTGCTGATGGTGAACGACCGGACAGAGGAAGCGGAGCTGCCGCTGACGCACGAGTATCTAAGCGAGCTGCTTGGGATTCGGCGGCCGTCGATTTCGGTGAGTGCCGGCTACCTGCAACGGATGGGCATGATCGAGTACCACCGAGGGATGATTCGGGTCGAGCGGCGCGATCTGCTGGAGAGTGCAGCGTGCGAGTGCTACTGGGTGTTGCGGTCGATGCGGGACAACCTGTTCCGGTAG
- a CDS encoding sensor histidine kinase, producing MAIEHTLLVLAPVGRDASLLETAFTQAGMAAEVVPNLSVASKAVSSGEVGALVIAAETLGDGGISQLRQAIQAQPHWSDVPLLLLLPGHAKATASAHLEALLQHLPSATLVERPIRPATLLSLARAALKSRMRQYEVRSAIEQRDKAAAKLVESEKLAAVGRLAASISHEINNPLESLTNLLYLAQQDANLSLETRGYLEAADKELARAAHITQQSLRFHRQSTRPQRLGAADLLAPVLAIYAGRLSNNHVRLITDFRDNTQVVCREGEIRQVLSNLVSNAIDAMRLGGVLQIYSHRAVHPTSGEPGLAILLSDTGHGMPDHVAQRIFEAFYTTKGINGTGLGLWISADIARKHGGSLQVRSRQAGNRAGTLFRLFLPCELSTSV from the coding sequence TTGGCAATTGAGCACACACTTCTGGTGCTCGCCCCGGTCGGCCGTGATGCATCCTTGCTCGAAACCGCGTTTACTCAGGCGGGCATGGCGGCGGAGGTCGTTCCAAACCTCTCGGTTGCATCGAAAGCGGTCAGCAGCGGAGAAGTGGGCGCGCTTGTGATCGCTGCGGAAACGCTGGGCGACGGTGGCATCTCCCAATTGCGACAAGCCATCCAGGCGCAGCCGCACTGGTCCGACGTTCCGCTTCTTCTTCTGCTGCCGGGACACGCCAAGGCTACGGCCAGCGCGCACCTGGAGGCTCTTCTGCAACACCTGCCGTCTGCCACACTGGTCGAGCGACCCATTCGCCCTGCCACACTGCTCAGTCTGGCTCGAGCGGCGCTCAAAAGCCGCATGCGCCAGTATGAAGTGCGCAGTGCCATCGAGCAGCGCGACAAAGCCGCGGCAAAGCTCGTCGAAAGTGAGAAACTCGCCGCCGTCGGCCGCCTTGCCGCCTCCATCTCGCACGAGATCAACAATCCGCTCGAGTCCCTCACCAACCTGCTGTATCTTGCCCAGCAGGATGCGAATCTCTCGCTCGAAACGCGCGGCTACCTTGAAGCTGCGGACAAAGAGCTGGCCCGTGCCGCCCACATCACCCAGCAAAGCCTGCGTTTTCATCGCCAAAGCACACGGCCTCAACGCCTGGGTGCTGCCGATCTACTGGCACCCGTGCTCGCCATCTACGCGGGCCGGTTGTCCAACAACCACGTACGCCTGATCACCGACTTCCGCGACAACACACAGGTGGTTTGCCGCGAAGGAGAGATTCGCCAGGTGCTCAGCAACCTGGTAAGCAATGCCATCGATGCGATGCGCCTCGGGGGTGTCCTGCAGATCTACTCCCACCGCGCCGTCCACCCCACCTCAGGCGAACCCGGCTTGGCCATCCTGCTGTCCGATACGGGCCATGGCATGCCAGACCATGTTGCCCAGCGGATCTTTGAGGCTTTCTACACGACGAAGGGCATCAACGGAACGGGCCTCGGCCTCTGGATCTCCGCAGACATCGCACGCAAGCACGGTGGGTCCTTGCAGGTGCGCAGCCGTCAAGCGGGAAATCGTGCCGGGACCCTCTTTCGGCTGTTCCTGCCGTGTGAGCTTTCCACTTCGGTTTGA
- a CDS encoding ECF-type sigma factor has translation MDQPGEITQLLREWGGGKPVDSDHLFQLVYPQLRALAASLMQRERRGHLLQPTGVVNELFLKLVQQRKLEFNNREHFYSFAARLMRRILVDFARGQGRAKRDGGQAIPLTDEILWADAAPENILDLDNALSDLDAVDPRKCRMVELRFILGFTAEETADLMGLSKASVDRDLRFARSWLQTRLAPSVIRA, from the coding sequence ATGGACCAGCCTGGGGAGATCACACAACTGCTGCGTGAGTGGGGCGGTGGCAAGCCTGTCGACTCTGACCACCTGTTTCAACTGGTGTACCCGCAACTGCGGGCCCTGGCTGCTTCGCTGATGCAGCGCGAACGCCGCGGGCACTTGCTGCAGCCAACCGGCGTGGTCAACGAGCTGTTTCTGAAGCTGGTGCAACAGCGCAAGCTGGAATTCAACAACCGCGAGCATTTCTATAGCTTCGCGGCGCGGCTCATGCGCCGCATCCTGGTGGACTTCGCCCGCGGCCAGGGTCGTGCCAAGCGCGACGGCGGGCAGGCGATTCCGCTGACCGATGAAATCCTCTGGGCTGACGCGGCGCCTGAGAACATCCTGGACCTCGACAACGCGCTGTCCGACCTGGACGCGGTGGACCCGCGCAAGTGCCGCATGGTGGAATTGCGGTTCATCCTGGGGTTTACGGCCGAAGAGACCGCCGACCTGATGGGCCTTTCCAAGGCCAGCGTGGACCGCGATCTGCGCTTCGCAAGGTCCTGGTTGCAAACCCGCTTAGCTCCCTCTGTCATTCGGGCCTGA